AACATTAGAAGCTAAGGATCTTTATACCTATAATCATTCAACTAGAGTAGCAGAAATGGCTTATGTTTTAGGAGAACTTTTAGGAATGAGTAAAGTAGAATTGGAGCTTATGTATATCGCTGGAGATCTTCATGATATTGGAAAAATTGGAATACCAGATATCATATTAAATAAGCCAGAAAGACTTGAATCAGATGAATGGCGGATGATGAAAAGACATTCAAATATTGGATACTCTATATTAAGTAAAGCAAGATACTTTGAAGAGGTTTCAAAAATAGTTTTGCATCATCATGAAAGATGGGATGGTAAAGGTTACCCTGATGGTTTAAAAGAAAATCAAATCCCATTAGAATCAAGGATACTAGCAGT
The window above is part of the Clostridium saccharoperbutylacetonicum N1-4(HMT) genome. Proteins encoded here:
- a CDS encoding HD-GYP domain-containing protein, yielding MLEEYNDYMNHDILNTMVATLEAKDLYTYNHSTRVAEMAYVLGELLGMSKVELELMYIAGDLHDIGKIGIPDIILNKPERLESDEWRMMKRHSNIGYSILSKARYFEEVSKIVLHHHERWDGKGYPDGLKENQIPLESRILAVCDSVDAMKSDRPYRKSISDEICKDEIRKNKGIMYDSDIAECMLKNWDVVVMKCYN